From Candidatus Cloacimonadaceae bacterium, the proteins below share one genomic window:
- the nadD gene encoding nicotinate (nicotinamide) nucleotide adenylyltransferase has protein sequence MGYYAILGGSFDPIHLGHLHIAGQILSCTDIARVIFMPVRRHHFKSASINADFDTRLRMIKSCLQKGMEAWDEDGGSTGFTADLMKKLHQNHPETKFCFVIGTDNLVSLVDWYDFQWLKDNVLFLVIPRPDFPPDPSMLAMIKAQILQIPLSGVSSSEVRRRALSGESLDGYVPPQIIDQVMRIYGKKS, from the coding sequence ATGGGATATTACGCGATATTGGGTGGCAGCTTCGATCCCATCCATCTGGGGCATCTGCACATCGCCGGACAAATCCTGAGTTGCACGGATATAGCGCGTGTGATATTTATGCCGGTGCGTCGGCATCATTTCAAATCCGCCTCCATCAATGCCGATTTTGATACACGCCTGCGTATGATCAAATCCTGCCTGCAAAAGGGAATGGAGGCTTGGGACGAGGATGGCGGCAGCACAGGTTTCACTGCCGATTTGATGAAAAAACTCCATCAAAATCATCCCGAAACTAAATTCTGCTTTGTAATCGGCACGGACAACCTGGTCTCGCTCGTAGATTGGTATGATTTTCAGTGGCTGAAGGACAACGTCCTGTTTCTGGTCATCCCGCGTCCGGATTTCCCCCCCGATCCATCGATGCTGGCAATGATCAAAGCCCAGATTTTGCAGATTCCCTTGTCCGGTGTTTCCTCCTCGGAAGTTCGCCGCAGAGCTTTATCCGGCGAATCTCTGGATGGCTATGTTCCTCCCCAAATAATCGATCAAGTGATGAGAATATATGGCAAAAAAAGCTAA
- a CDS encoding hemolysin III family protein encodes MAKKAKDSKFLDRIPLSAKQTLGEEIANCVIHGSGVGLSIAALVILVVFAARQSDAWKIVSFSIYGATMIALYTASTLYHAFPQPRIKRFFRIMDHSSIFLLIAGTYTPVTIGTMRGAWGWTLFGIIWTLAIAGINLKIFALGKIRILSIVIYIAMGWMIVIAINPLRQHVPPALLTWMLLGGLSYTFGVIFYAYKKMPYHHAVWHLFVLGGSICHFFGMLTLVR; translated from the coding sequence ATGGCAAAAAAAGCTAAGGACTCCAAATTCCTCGACCGCATCCCCCTGAGCGCGAAACAAACCCTCGGTGAGGAAATCGCCAATTGCGTCATCCATGGCAGTGGCGTCGGACTTTCGATCGCCGCCTTGGTCATTCTCGTGGTCTTCGCAGCAAGGCAAAGCGATGCTTGGAAAATCGTCTCCTTCAGCATCTACGGCGCCACGATGATCGCTCTATACACGGCATCGACGCTCTATCACGCCTTCCCCCAACCCAGGATCAAACGCTTTTTCCGCATCATGGATCATTCCTCCATCTTTCTTTTGATCGCGGGCACTTATACTCCCGTCACGATTGGCACCATGCGCGGAGCCTGGGGCTGGACACTCTTTGGCATCATCTGGACACTCGCGATTGCCGGTATCAACCTGAAAATCTTTGCCCTCGGCAAGATCAGAATCCTCTCCATCGTCATCTATATCGCCATGGGATGGATGATCGTCATCGCCATCAATCCCCTCCGCCAACACGTTCCACCGGCTCTTTTGACCTGGATGCTGCTTGGTGGTCTGTCCTATACCTTTGGAGTTATCTTCTACGCCTACAAGAAAATGCCCTATCATCACGCCGTCTGGCACCTCTTTGTCCTCGGCGGCAGCATCTGTCATTTCTTTGGGATGCTGACTTTGGTGAGATGA
- a CDS encoding GNAT family N-acetyltransferase: protein MPFILQRLIDTELQFAKRFTNCVPKDFGLIYWNEGNKESHDSNHAIISDFIGVGSSIKEILSFYKAKGINPRLYPAFKENELEVLTPLLETNSFTIEQHGNQFFLHEKDSSITPVHGIRFERLKTITPELREFVLSDKQGEWAIKVLERHLSHPNYHLLAGFANDALVTLASVNIFVGYSRVDDVYTHHFYRGKGYSSALINYVLHYHKERSDNYLYLYSAIPEAIKVYGKAGFVPIAQNLKFWTAYKEL, encoded by the coding sequence ATGCCTTTCATCCTCCAAAGGCTCATAGACACCGAGTTGCAATTTGCCAAACGTTTCACCAATTGCGTGCCCAAGGACTTTGGTTTGATCTATTGGAACGAGGGAAACAAGGAATCGCACGACAGTAATCATGCCATTATTTCGGATTTTATCGGCGTCGGTTCCAGCATCAAGGAGATCCTCAGTTTCTACAAAGCCAAGGGCATCAATCCGCGCTTGTATCCCGCCTTCAAGGAAAACGAGCTGGAAGTTCTCACCCCTCTGCTTGAAACCAATAGTTTCACGATCGAACAGCATGGCAACCAGTTCTTTCTGCATGAAAAAGACAGCAGCATCACTCCGGTGCACGGCATCCGCTTTGAACGCCTCAAAACGATCACGCCCGAGCTGAGAGAATTTGTGCTTTCGGACAAACAGGGCGAATGGGCGATCAAGGTCTTGGAGCGCCATCTCAGCCACCCCAATTATCATCTCTTGGCTGGATTCGCCAATGACGCACTCGTCACCCTCGCTTCAGTCAATATCTTTGTGGGTTATTCCCGCGTGGACGACGTCTATACTCATCATTTCTATCGCGGAAAAGGCTATTCCAGCGCCTTGATAAACTATGTGTTGCACTACCACAAAGAACGCAGCGACAACTATTTATACCTCTATTCCGCCATCCCGGAAGCGATCAAGGTCTATGGCAAAGCCGGCTTCGTTCCCATCGCTCAAAACCTCAAATTCTGGACGGCATATAAGGAATTGTAA
- the bamD gene encoding outer membrane protein assembly factor BamD: MRHYILITIVILLLIAGCAKNRSIMTGQEKLALADELFANKKFARAAELYGDVYFERTTVSTAYALMRQADSYFKINKFADARIAYLEFTDAFPQHQDVRTAFFKIGLCYLQESHSSEYDQTETLAGIEAFRTFISKYPNDERFQEALSQIRKAQYKLIEKRYRNGYIYFKMKDYSAALMYFDEVVNLGNTDSLDRQSLYYSALLHLKQNNHGAARTSFQTLQNKYPGSKETKKLLKRFK; this comes from the coding sequence ATGCGACATTACATTCTGATCACCATCGTCATCCTGCTCCTGATCGCAGGCTGTGCAAAGAATCGCAGTATCATGACCGGACAGGAGAAACTGGCTTTGGCGGATGAGCTGTTTGCCAACAAAAAGTTTGCCCGTGCCGCCGAACTCTATGGCGACGTATATTTCGAGCGCACCACTGTTTCAACCGCCTATGCCCTTATGCGCCAAGCCGATAGCTATTTCAAGATCAACAAGTTTGCCGATGCCAGGATCGCCTATTTGGAATTTACCGACGCTTTTCCACAACATCAGGATGTCCGAACCGCCTTTTTCAAGATCGGACTTTGCTACTTGCAGGAATCCCACAGTTCCGAATATGATCAGACCGAAACGCTCGCCGGCATCGAGGCTTTTCGCACTTTCATCAGCAAATATCCAAACGACGAGCGCTTTCAGGAAGCCCTATCCCAGATCCGCAAGGCGCAGTATAAGTTGATCGAAAAACGCTATCGAAACGGCTATATCTATTTCAAGATGAAGGATTACAGCGCCGCGCTGATGTATTTTGACGAAGTGGTCAATTTGGGAAACACGGATAGCCTCGACCGCCAATCCCTCTACTATTCCGCGCTTTTGCATCTGAAACAAAATAACCATGGCGCAGCACGAACCAGCTTTCAAACCCTGCAAAACAAATACCCCGGCTCAAAAGAGACCAAAAAACTGCTAAAGCGCTTCAAATAG